DNA from Pseudomonas putida:
AACCTGACGCATCCGCAGGCGTTCATCTACGGTTCGAGCTTCGCCCAGCTGCAGCAGACCATCCGCTATGGCCGCCAAGGCCAGATGCCGGCCCAGGCGCAGATGCAGGGCAACGACAAGGTCCACCTGCTGGCGGCCTATGTCTACAGCCTTTCGCACCAGGACGCCGAGCAGCAGAAAGCAGAGTGACCAAAACGAGCGGCCCCGGCGATCAACACCGGGGTCGCTTTTTTCTGGGCTGGCAGGATTGATAGGAGGAAGCGCTACCGGATTCCGAAGGGCAAGGCACTGGGAAATTCTCTGGTGAACAGGCACCAAGCCTGACTTACCCAGAGGATTTACGAAATGACCTACCCCACCTATCCCGTAGCCCTACCCCCAAAACAGCCTGGCCGCTATGGCAACCGCCCAACACCCAGAGCGTTCGTGTTCGCATCCGATCCACAGTACCCATGGACGCCCGCTTCCGACTACGGCGATTATGAAAGCAACGCCGAACGCAACGAAACGTCACAAGCCTTGATCCACGAGCAGTACGCCAGCATTGCGAGCTACCGCAACAGCTTTGGCGGTACAGGCGTCCCAGTGATGATCAATGGCGACATGACTGCCTACGGGCACGGCTGGCAACGCAAAGTCCTCTACCCGATCATCGAGCGCCACCTGCAAGAGAACTACTACTTCGGCCTGGGTAACCATGACTACAGGAACAATGTCACCGATGAGTCCGGGGGCTCATTCAACAACGGCGGGCCCAGGGACAGTGTGATAGATCTGATCGACCATCACCGAGGGCTCGTGGACACGATGGATGTCGCGACCTCCGGCAGCTACAAGCAGACCAGCTATAGCGGCAGCCTGGGGTATAGCATCAGTTTCGGTCGGGTTCGCCTGATCCAGCTGAACAATGAGCCAACCTATCGCGTGGACTTCGACAGTGGATGGGCATGGCCCTTCGAGCACCGCCATAAGTTCAGCGTCACCGACGCGCTGGGCTGGCTGGAGGGGCAATTGAAGGAAGCCTATGAGAACGGCCAGATCATCCTGCTCAACCTGCATCAACCAGACGATTGGGATGGCACCGAGGAGGACCTGATGCACTTCAGGGACATGATCAACCACTGCCAGGTCAACGCCGTATTCGGTGGCCACTATCACACAGAAGCCGGAGGCTGGTATCGCTCCAACAGGCAATATGGCGTGGTGCCGGTGTTCCTGAGTGGCTCGGCCTCCCAGCGAACCTATCTGCTGGCCGAGCTGGACAACGACGCTCAAGGGTTGACCATCAAATGTGTAAGGAACAACGACTGGCCCCAAGCCGAAACCCTGAGGCACCTGAGGCTGTATCGGGCATAGACACTTGCCTGCGGCGGGCACGCCTTGTCAATTGACCTGCGTCAAGGCGAGCCCCAATACACGATAATCGAATACAACCCAATGCGACTTAACGCCGCAGCCACACCCCAGGTGCCATGACGGGCGTATCATGCTCCCAGACACCTGACTGGTAACAAACGCGGCCGGCATGCACTGGCCGCAGCGTTTTTCCACTGCCGTGGGACATGATGATGAGCAAGCAAATTCCGGTACATGACGTCACCCCGCCCGCCAAGAAAGGCAAGGAATCCGTCGACCTCTACGCCTCCCGGGAAAAAATCTACACCCGTGCCTTCACCGGCCTGTTCCGCAGGCTGCGCATGGTCGGCGGGGCGATCCTGTTCCTGCTCTACTTCGGCACCGTGTGGCTGAACTGGGGCGACCACCAGGCCGTATGGTGGAACCTGCCCGAGCGCAAGTTCTACATCTTCGGCGCCACCATCTGGCCGCAGGACTTCATCCTGCTCTCGGGCCTGCTGATCGTGTCGGCCTTCGGCCTGTTCTTCATCACCGTCTTCGCAGGCCGCGTATGGTGCGGCTACACCTGTCCGCAGAGTGTCTGGACGTGGATCTTCATGTGGTGCGAGAAGGTCACCGAGGGTGACCGCAACCAGCGCATGAAGCTCGACAAGGCGCCAATGAGCACCAACAAGTTCCTGCGCAAGGCTGCCAAACACAGCCTGTGGCTGCTGATCGGTTTCGTCACCGGCATGACCTTCGTCGGCTACTTCTCGCCCATTCGTGAACTGGTCAGCGAATTCTTCACTGGCCAAGCCGATGGCTGGGCCTATTTCTGGGTCGCGTTCTTCACCTTGGCCACCTACGGCAATGCCGGCTGGCTGCGTGAGCAGGTGTGCGTGTACATGTGTCCCTATGCCCGCTTCCAGAGCGTGATGTTCGACAAGGACACCCTGATCGTCTCCTACGACCCACGCCGCGGTGAGACCCGTGGCCCACGCAAGAAGGACATCGACTACAAGGCCAAGGGCCTGGGCGACTGCATCGACTGCACCATGTGCGTGCAGGTCTGCCCCACTGGCATCGACATCCGCGATGGTCTGCAGATCGAATGCATCGGCTGCGCGGCCTGCATCGACGCCTGCGACAACATCATGGAAAAGATGGACTATCCAAAAGGGCTGATCAGCTACACCACCGAACACAACCTGTCCGGGCAGAAGACCCACATGCTGCGCCCGCGCCTGATCGGTTATGCCGTGGTGCTGCTGGTGATGATCGGCCTGCTCGCCACCGCCTTCGCCACCCGTTCGCTGGTGGGCTTCGATGTCAGCAAGGACCGGGTGCTGTACCGCGAAAACGCCCAAGGGCGGATCGAGAACGTGTACAGCCTCAAGGTCATGAACAAGGATCAGCGTGATCATGTCTATGTGCTCGACGCTACCGGCCTGCCTGGCCTGCAGCTCGAAGGCCATCGCGAGATCCGCGTTGCTGCCGGCGATATCGTCAGCCTGCCGGTGCAGTTGTCGGTCGCGCCCGAGCAACTACCCTCGACCACCAACGAAATCACCTTCATCCTCAAGGACGCCGATCAAAGCGCCACCCAGGTTGAAGCCAAGAGCCGTTTCATCGGCCCGCAAATCCGCTGAGAGAGAACTCGACAATGCCTGCCGCAACCGCCGACAGCCCTTGGTACAAGCACCTTTGGCCCTGGATCATCATCGGCATCCTGACCACCTCGGTGTGCCTGAGCCTGACCATGGTCAGCATCGCCGTGCGCAACCCCGACAACCTGGTGAACGACAACTACTACGAGGCCGGCAAGGGGATCAACCGCTCCCTGGATCGTGAGCTGCTGGCCCAGACCCTCAACCTCAAGGCCAGCGTCCATCTGGACGAGCTGACCGGCGAAGTCGACGTACGTCTGATCGGCAACAGCGCCCCGCAGACGCTGGAGTTGAACCTGATCTCGCCCACCCAACCCGACAAGGACCGCAAGGTCCAGCTGGCCCGCAGCGAACCCGGCCGCTATCTCGGCCAGCTCGATGACCGGGTCGAAGGCCGGCGTTTCGTCGAGTTGCTGGGCAGCGAGGATGGCCACGTCTGGCGCCTGTTCGAGGAGGAGAAGGTCGCCCATGGTGTAACCCTGGAACTGGGTGACGAAGCCCTGCAGGGTGCCGAGCACCAAGAATGAACCGTCGCATGATTGGGGGCGCTTTGCGCCCCTTTCGCGGCACAAGACATTAAGACCGCGCCAACATGACCCAACCCACCCCCTGCTACCACTGCGCTCTCCCCGTCCCCGCCGGCAGCCGCTTCACCGCGGTGGTCCTGGGCGAGTCGCGTCAGTTCTGCTGCCCCGGCTGCCAGGCGGTGGCCGAGTCGATCGTCGCGGGCGGCCTGGAGCACTACTACCAGCACCGCAGTGACACCAGCGCCAACCCCGAAGCCCTGCCGCGCCAATTGCAGGATGAGTTGGCGCTGTACGATCGCACCGATGTGCAACAGACCTTCGTGCGCCACCAGGGCGAGTTGTCCGAAGCCACGCTGATGATCGAAGGCATCAGTTGCGCCGCCTGCGGCTGGCTGATCGAAAAGCACCTGCGCAACCTGGCCGGCGTCACCGAAGCACGCCTGAACCTGTCCAATCATCGCCTGCTGGTGACCTGGGACGACCGTCAACTGGCCCTTTCTCATCTGCTGTCCGAACTGCGCCAGATCGGCTACGCCGCCCATCCCTACCAGCCGGACCAGGCCGCCGAACGCCTCGCCCAGGAAAACCGCAGTGCCCTGCGCCGCCTCGGCGTGGCGGGCCTGCTGTGGTTCCAGGCGATGATGGCAACCATGGCCACCTGGCCGGAATTCAACATCGACCTGAGCCCCGAGCTGCACACCATCCTGCGCTGGGTCGCGCTGTTCCTGACCACTCCGATCGTGTTCTACAGCTGCGCGCCGTTCTTCAAAGGGGCTGCCCGCGACCTGCGCACACGCCATCTCACCATGGACGTCTCGGTGTCGCTGGCCATCGCCCTGGCCTATGGCGCCGGCATCTGGACTGCGATCACCGGCAGCGGCGAGCTGTATTTCGACACCGTGGGCATGTTCGCGCTGTTCCTGCTCACCGGCCGCTATCTGGAACGCCGCGCCCGAGAGCGCACGGCAGCGGCCACCGCTCAACTCGTCAACCTCCTGCCCGCCTCCTGCTTGCGTCTGGATGGCGCCGGAAACGCCGAGCGCATCCTGTTGGGCGAGCTCAATCAGGGTGACCGGGTCCAGGTATTGCCTGGCGCGGTGATCCCCGCAGACGGTCGCATCGTCGATGGCTGCTCCAGCGTCGACGAATCCCTGCTCACCGGAGAATACCTGCCGCTCGCGCGCCAGGTCGGCGACCGGGTCACCGGCGGTACGCTGAACGTTGAAAGCCCTCTGACCGTGGAAGTCGAAGCGCTGGGGCAGGCCTCCCGCCTCTCGGCCATCGTCCGCCTGCTGGAGCGGGCCCAGTCGGAAAAACCGCGCCTGGCCGAAATCGCCGACCGCGCCTCGCAGTGGTTCTTGCTGTTCACGTTGGTAGCCAGCGCGGCCATCGGCCTGCTGTGGTGGCAACTCGACGCCGCGCGGGCCTTTTGGATCGTCCTGGCCATGCTGGTAGCAACCTGCCCTTGCGCGCTCTCGCTGGCCACGCCGACGGCCCTGACCGCCGCCACTGGCACCCTGCACAAACTGGGCCTGCTGGTGACGCGTGGCCATGTGCTGGAAGGGCTGAACCAGGTCGACACGGTGATCTTCGACAAGACTGGCACTCTCACCGAGGGCCGCCTGGCGCTACGCAGCATCCACCCGCTGGGCGCGCTTTCTGCCGATCGCTGCCTGGCGCTGGCCGCCGCGCTGGAGAACCGCTCCGAGCATCCCATCGCCCGCGCCTTCGGTCGCACCGCGCAACCAGCCGAGGATGTGCAGACCGTGCCTGGGCTCGGCCTGGAAGGGCGCTTCGACGGGCAGCAGTTGCGTATCGGCCAGGCCACGTTCGTCTGCGCGTTGAGCGGCGCAGAGATACCGCCGGTGCCAGAGGCCCGTGGCCAGTGGCTCCTGCTGGGCGATCACCAAGGCCCGCTGGCCTGGTTCGGCCTGGATGATCGGTTGCGCGATGACGCACCCGCCCTGCTCACCGCCTGCAAAGCCCGCGGCTGGCAGACCCTGCTGCTGTCGGGCGACAGCTCGCCGATGGTCACCGAAGTGGCCGCGCAACTGGGCATCGACCAGGCCATTGGCGGCCTGCGCCCGGACGACAAGCTGGAGCGACTCAAGGCGCTGCAGGCACAGGGCCACAAGGTGCTGATGCTGGGCGACGGGGTCAACGACGTGCCGGTGCTGGCCGCCGCCGACATCAGCATCGCCATGGGCTCGGCCACTGACCTGGCCAAGACCTGCGCCGACGCGGTGCTGCTGTCCAACCGCCTGAATGCGTTGGTGCAAGCCTTCGACCTGGCCCGGCGCACGCGCCGCAATATCATCGAGAATCTGCTCTGGGCGACCCTGTATAATGGCCTCATGCTGCCGTTCGCCGCCCTCGGCTGGATCACGCCCGTCTGGGCGGCCATCGGCATGTCGGTCAGTTCGCTGATCGTGGTGCTCAATGCCCTGCGCCTGACCCGGCCCAGAGCCGCGAGCCTGCCTGCGGGCGAGACGCCCGCGACCGAAAGGAAACCGCTATGCCCGCCCTCTACGTCATGATCCCCGCGGCCCTGCTGATCGTCGGCGTGGCCGTGTACATCTTCTTCTGGGCAGTGGACAGCGGCCAATACGACGACCTCGACAGCCCCGCCCATAGCATCCTGTTCGACGACCAGGACCCCCGCCACCAGGCCGCGGTCAAACCCGACGACAGCCAGCCCGACGACAAGGATCCGCCCGCCCGTGCCTGACCTGCTTCCATTGCTCGGCTCGGCACTGGTCCTCGGCCTGCTCGGCGGCGGGCACTGTTTGGGCATGTGCGGCGGCCTGATGGGCGCCCTCACGCTGGCCATCCCCCCGGAGCAACGCAATCGTCGCCTGCGCCTTCTGCTGGCCTACAACCTGGGACGTGTGCTGAGCTACGCCACCGCCGGCCTGTTGCTTGGCCTGGCCGGCGTGGCGCTGGCCAGCAGCCCTCTGGCCCAAGGCCTGCGAGTGGTCGCCGCACTGTTGCTGATCGCCATGGGGCTATACCTGGCTGGCTGGTGGAGCGGCCTGACTCGTATCGAAGCAGTGGGCCGCGGCTTGTGGCGCCACATCCAGCCCTTGGCCACCCGCCTGCTGCCGGTCTCCAGCCTGCCCCGAGCCCTGCTGCTCGGTGCCCTCTGGGGCTGGCTGCCATGCGGCCTGGTCTACAGTACCTTGTTGTGGGCTGCCAGCCAGGGCAATGCCACTCATAGCGCAGCACTGATGCTGGCGTTCGGCATCGGCACCTGGCCGGTCCTGGTGGCCACGGGGCTGGCCGCCGAACGCATCGGCGCCCTGCTGCGTCGGCGCGGTGTGCGCATGGCCGGGGGGGTGCTGGTGATCCTGTTCGGCCTGTGGACCCTGCCAGGGCCGCATCAGCATTGGTTGATGGGGCACTGACGCGGCACCGCCCCGCCAGCGCATTCAGACCCCGTTGATGCAAATCAAGACGGGTTCCAACAGGCCGCCCTAGACTCCGGACACTGCCGCTCTCTCCGGGGACCACCATGCTCGACGACCTACGCTGGGACTGCGACCTGATCCGCCGCTACGATCTGGCCGGCCCACGCTACACCTCCTATCCGACCGCCATGCAACTGCACGGCGAAGTGGGCTCGTTCGACCTGCTCCACGCCCTGCGCGAGAGCCGTCGCGCGGTCCGCCCACTGTCGCTGTACGTCCACGTGCCGTTCTGCGCCAACATCTGCTACTACTGCGCCTGCAACAAGGTCATCACCAAGGACCGCGCCAGGGCCCAGCCTTATCTGCAACGTCTGGAGCAGGAGATCCAGCTGATCGCCTGCCACCTGGATACCAAGCAGCAGGTCGAGCAATTGCACTTCGGCGGTGGCACGCCCACCTTCCTCAGTCATGTCGAACTGCGCCAGCTCATGGCCACCCTGCGCCAGCACTTCCACCTGCTCGACGATGATTCCGGCGACTACGGTATCGAGATCGACCCGCGCGAAGCGGACTGGTCGACCATGGGTCTGCTGCGCGAGCTGGGCTTCAACCGTGTGAGCCTGGGCGTACAGGACTTGGACCCAGCCGTCCAGCGTGCGGTCAATCGCCTGCAAAGCCTGGAGCAGACCCGCACCTTGATCGAGGCCGCACGCACCCTGCAGTTCCGCTCGGTCAACCTCGATCTGATTTACGGCCTGCCCAAGCAGACCCCTGAAGGCTTCGCCCGTACCGTCGAGGAAGTGATCCGTCTGCAGCCGGACCGCCTCTCGGTATTCAACTACGCCCACCTGCCCGAGCGCTTCATGCCCCAGCGACGCATCGACAGCACCGAGCTGCCGACGCCTTCGGCCAAGCTGGAAATGCTCCAGGCCACCATCGAGCAACTGACCGGCGCGGGTTACCGCTACATCGGCATGGACCACTTCGCCCTGCCCGACGACGAACTGGCCATCGCCCAGGAAGAAGGCACGCTGCAGCGCAACTTCCAGGGCTACACCACCCACGGCCACTGCGACCTGATCGGCCTGGGCGTATCGGCCATCAGCCAGATCGGCGACCTGTACTGCCAGAACAGCAGCGACCTGGCCACCTACCAGGACACACTCTCCACCGCCCAACTGGCGACCCAACGCGGACTGCTGTGCAACCCGGATGACCGCCTGCGCCGGGCAGTCATCCAGCAATTGATCTGCCATTTCGAGTTGGACTTCGACACCGTCGAGCAAGCCTTCACCATCGACTTTCGTGGCTACTTCAAGGATCAATGGCCACAGTTGCAGGCCATGCAGCGCGATGGCCTGATCAGCCTGGATGCCAAGGGCATACAGGTACTCCCGGCCGGGCGACTGCTGGTGCGCTCGGTATGCATGGTGTTCGACGCCTACCTGGCCATGCACAACCAGCAGCGCTTCTCTCGGGTGATATGAACTGACCGAGTCGATCAACCGCATGGACAGAACGCCTTGTCAGGCACACTATGGGCAATTGACAGGCCTCGGCACACTCCCGCCGAGGCCCGGCCAGGTCGCACCACACTAGCGCGCACTGGCCTACAACCTATGCTGTGAGTTACCCTTACAGCTTATGTGTGCTTTCCCACAAGGATCGATAGAAATGTCCGAGCCAGTCAAACTGCGCCCACACAACCAGGCCCATTGCAAGGATTGCAGCCTGGCCCCCCTGTGCCTGCCGCTGTCACTCAATCTGGAGGACATGGACGCACTGGATGAAATCGTCAAGCGCGGCCGCCCCCTGAAGAAGGGCGAGTTCCTGTTCCGCCAGGGCGACAATTTTGGCTCGGTCTACGCGGTACGTTCCGGCGCGCTGAAAACCTTCAGCCTCAGTGACAGCGGTGAAGAACAGATTACCGGCTTCCACCTGCCCAGCGAGCTGGTCGGGCTGTCGGGGATGGACACCGAGACCTACCCGGTATCGGCCCAGGCCCAGGAAACCACCTCGGTCTGCGAGATCCCCTTCGAGCGCCTGGATGAACTGTCGGTCCAGTTGCCGCAGTTGCGTCGCCAATTGATGCGGGTGATGAGCCGGGAGATTCGGGACGACCAGCAAATGATGCTGCTGCTGTCGAAAAAGACCGCGGACGAACGTATCGCCACGTTCCTGGTCAACCTTTCCGCCCGCTTCCGCGCCCGTGGTTATTCTGCCAACCAGTTCCGCCTGAGCATGTCGCGCAACGAAATCGGCAATTATCTGGGCCTGGCGGTGGAAACCGTGTCGCGGGTGTTCACGCGCTTCCAGCAAAACGGCCTGATCAAGGCCGAGGGCAAGGAAGTGCACATCCTCGACCCGATCCAGCTGTGCGCGCTGGCGGGCGGCGCGATAGAAGCCTGAAGCCGCACCGGCAAGGTATACTGGCGCATCCGTTTTCCAGGACAGCCACATGCACAGCGATACCTTCGACCTCAAAGCCCTGATCCGCCCGGTCCCGGACTTTCCCAAGCCGGGCGTGATCTTCCGTGACATCACCCCTTTGTTCCAGTCGCCGCGCGGGTTGCGCTATGTGGCCGATCAGTTCATCGAGCGTTATGTCGAGGCCGAGTTCAGCCACATCGGCGCCATGGATGCCCGGGGCTTCCTGATCGGTTCGATCATTGCCCACCAGTTGAACAAGCCCCTGATCCTGTTCCGCAAGCAGGGCAAACTGCCGGCTGACGTGCTGTCGGAGGCTTATCAGACCGAGTACGGCGAAGCGTTCCTTGAAGTGCACGCCGACAGCCTGTGCGAAGGCGATTCGGTGTTGATCTTCGATGACCTGATCGCCACCGGCGGCACTCTACTGGCGGCTGCCAACCTGATCCGCCGCACCGGTGCCGAAGTGTTCGAAGCTGCGGCGATCATCGACCTGCCTGAGCTGGACGGCTCCCGTCGCCTGCAGGCTGCAGGTGTGCCGACCTTCTGCCTGACCGAGTTTTCGCTGAGCGAATACTGAGTCGTGATGCGCCAGGGCCGCGAGGCGGCCCTGCTCTTTGATTCAGAGTGAAATCGGCTTACGCCCGGCGAATGCATGAGCCAAGGTTCCACCATCCACCAGCTCAAGCTCCCCACCCAGCGGCACGCCATGGGCGATGCGCGAGGCGATCAGGCCTTTCTCGGTCAGCAGTTGAGCGATGTAATGAGCAGTCGCCTCCCCCTCCACCGTAGGGTTGGTCGCCAGGATCACCTCGGTGAAACTCCCCTGCTCTTCGATCCGCGCCATCAATTGTGGAATCCCGATTGCGTCCGGCCCGAGCCCGTCCAACGGCGACAGGTGCCCCTTGAGGACAAAGTAGCGGCCTCGATAGCCCGTCTGCTCCACCGCATACACATCCATCGGCCCCTCCACCACACAGAGCTGGGTGTCGTCTCGGCGCGTATCGGCGCATTGCGGGCACAGTTCCTGCTCGGTCAGCGTCCGGCATTGACGGCAGTGGCCAACGCCTTCCATGGCCTGGCTCAGGGCCTGGGCCAGGCGCAAGCCACCGCTGCGGTCGCGCTCGAGCAACTGCAGGGCCATACGCTGGGCGGTTTTCTGACCGACACCGGGCAGTATGCGCAGGGCGTCGATCAGTTGGCGGATCAGGGGGCTGAAGCTCATGGGAAAGGCCTGACAGATCAATAGGAGGCGGTTTATACCGGCCGGGGTCATATACGTCAAATACACCCCCCTTCAAGCGGCCACAAGCAACGACTTCACCTCCCGACGCGTTGTGCTTGCGCTTGCTCCTTATGCGCGATTGCCCAGGCACCTTCACTCGGCCTCCTGAAGTCACGATTCGCGGTGTCTGGACTATCGCGTATGAAGAGCAAAAGCTACGGGCATGAGCAACGAACCCGTTGTAGCTGATGTGTTGGGTCAGCATGGTTTTTCACAAGCCAAACAAAAAAGCCGCCCCGATCATCGGTAGCGGCTTTTCAATGTGCAGCCAGTCTTGCTGGCCAAGCAACCGTTAGAACGGCATCTTGAAGCCCGGCGGCAACTGCATGCCTGCAGTCATGCTGCCCATTTTCTCCTGGCTGTTCTGCTCGACCTTGCGCACGGCGTCGTTGACCGCAGCAGCGATCAGGTCTTCCAGTACTTCCTTGTCCTCTTGCATCAGGCTGTCGTCGATGCTGATGCGCTTGACGTCATGGCGACCGGTCATCACCACGCTGACCAGGCCGGCACCGGATTGGCCAGTCACTTCAGCATTGGCCAGCTCTTCCTGCATCTTGGCCATTTTTTCCTGCATCTGCTGGGCCTGCTTCATCAGGCCGGCCATGCCACCTTTCATCATGGGGTACACCTCGATTGGGTCATGTGATGCGCCCTGGCTCGCCACCGGGCGCATGGTTATCCGTTTATTCGCCCTGGCTGACCAAGGCTTGCACAGGCTCAATAGTATCCTGTCGTACCGTCGCACCGAACTGCCGGATCATCTGCTGGATGAGTGGGTCCTGCTCGATCGACACCTCAGCCTCGCGCTGGCGCTCCGCGCGCTTGCGGGCAGCGGCCTGGGCCGGGGTTTCCTGCTCGGGGCGGATCAGTTCGATCTTCAGTCGCAGGGTACGCCCCAAGTGCTGGTTGAGCGCTTCGTTCAGACGACGCTGCTGGGTGGTGTTGAACAGCGCACCCTGCCCCGGGTCCAAATGCAGCAGCCAATCGTCGCCATCAGCGGCAATCAGCGTACAGTTTGCGGCGATGTTGCCTGTCATACCGGAGACAGGCAACTGTGGGAATAATTCCAGCCATTGCAGGGCTAGACCTGTAGCCGGCTTGGCCGCCGGCAGAGGCTCCGGCGCCTTGGCCGGCTCGGCTTCGTGTACATGTTCGGCCAACTCGTCCAGATAGCTGAAACCGGTTGGGTCGCTGTCCGGCGTGTAGTAATCCTCATCCAGCGGCGGTTCGTCGTCACGGTCCATACCTGCCGAGCCGTAGGCAGACGGATCGAAGGGTGGATCGTCATCGCTGTACTGGCTTTGGCTGGGCACTGGAACAGGCTGAGCCTGCGGCGCGGGCGAGGCGTCGGGCGCTGGGGGCGCGGCCGGCTCTTCCCACGGCAGGTCGATGACTTCCTCCACCACCACGTCCGGCTCCGGCGCAGAAACCTCGATCTGCGGCTCGGGCTCGGGCTCAGGTACCGGTTCTACAACCTCTGCAGGTGGCTCGATCGCCGGCACAACGGCCGGCTCGACAGCAGCAGGTGCTTGGGCCGCAGCAACGGATTGCTCGGGAACACTGGCAACAGGCGGCTCGACGACAGGAGCCGCGGCTGCCACCGGTTTCGCCGGATCAGCTGTGGCCTGGCTGATCCCCACCGGCTTTAGTGCCGGCTTCGGTGCATCTTCGGCATCCGCCGGGCGGAAGGCCAGCATCCGCAGCAGGACCATCTCGAATCCACCCCGCGGATCCGGCGCCAACGGCAGGTCCCGACGACCGATCAGGCCCATCTGGTAATAAAACTGCACGTCCTCAGCCGGCAATGCCGAAGCCAGGGCCAGCACGCGGTCACGATCGCCCTGGCCATTGTCCACGGCCTCGGGCAGCGCCTGGGCAATGGCGACTCGGTGTAGCACATTGAGCATCTCGGCCAGCACGCCATTCCAGTCCGGGCCCTGTTCGGCGAGGTTGCGCACGGCCTCCAGAAGCGCCCGGGCATCGCCCTCCAACAGCGCCTGGAGCACGCCATACACCTGACCATGGTCGAGAGTACCGAGCATCGCCCGGACATCGGCGGCCAGCACCTTGCCCTCGCCGAAGGCAATGGCCTGATCGGTCAGGCTCATGGCGTCGCGCATGGAGCCGTCGGCCGCACGGCCGAGCAGCCACAGGGCATCTTCCTCGAATGGCACATTCTCGGCGCCCAGCACATGGCTCAGGTGCTCGACCACCCGCTCCGGGCTCATGTTCTTCAACGAGAACTGCAGGCAACGCGACAGAATGGTCGCAGGAAGCTTCTGTGGATCGGTGGTGGCGAGGATGAACTTGACGTACGGCGGCGGCTCTTCCAGCGTCTTCAACAGGGCGTTGAAGGAGTGGGTAGAGAGCATGTGCACTTCGTCGATCAGGTAGACCTTGAAACGCCCACGGCTCGGCGCGTACTGCACGTTGTCGAGCAGTTCACGGGTGTCTTCGACCTTGGTCCGGCTCGCGGCGTCGATCTCGATCAGGTCGACGAAGCGCCCTTCGTCGATCTCCCGGCAGACCGAACAGGTACCGCATGGCGTGGAGGTGATACCGGTTTCGCAGTTCAGGCACTTGGCAATGATGCGCGCGATCGTGGTCTTGCCCACGCCGCGAGTGCCGGTGAACAGATAGGCATGGTGCAGGCGCTGGTTGTCCAGGGCGTTGATCAAAGCCTTGAGCACATGGGCCTGGCCGACCATTTCGCGGAACGAGCGCGGGCGCCATTTACGTGCAAGAACCTGATAACTCATCAAAAAACCATCGCAGCCTGAACAAGCGGAAGATCGCTAATGCTAGCGGAGCGGGGGCAAAATTGCACCCTGCCGAAGTCGTCTAAGCTATGGACAAGCGCACGCATTGGCAGCGATCAAGGAGGATTGACGTGCAGCGAGCCCTGCTCATCCTCATGCTCTGGGCCGGCAATGCCCTGGCCGAGCAACCCGTGCTGCGATTTT
Protein-coding regions in this window:
- a CDS encoding metallophosphoesterase family protein, translated to MFASDPQYPWTPASDYGDYESNAERNETSQALIHEQYASIASYRNSFGGTGVPVMINGDMTAYGHGWQRKVLYPIIERHLQENYYFGLGNHDYRNNVTDESGGSFNNGGPRDSVIDLIDHHRGLVDTMDVATSGSYKQTSYSGSLGYSISFGRVRLIQLNNEPTYRVDFDSGWAWPFEHRHKFSVTDALGWLEGQLKEAYENGQIILLNLHQPDDWDGTEEDLMHFRDMINHCQVNAVFGGHYHTEAGGWYRSNRQYGVVPVFLSGSASQRTYLLAELDNDAQGLTIKCVRNNDWPQAETLRHLRLYRA
- the ccoG gene encoding cytochrome c oxidase accessory protein CcoG, giving the protein MSKQIPVHDVTPPAKKGKESVDLYASREKIYTRAFTGLFRRLRMVGGAILFLLYFGTVWLNWGDHQAVWWNLPERKFYIFGATIWPQDFILLSGLLIVSAFGLFFITVFAGRVWCGYTCPQSVWTWIFMWCEKVTEGDRNQRMKLDKAPMSTNKFLRKAAKHSLWLLIGFVTGMTFVGYFSPIRELVSEFFTGQADGWAYFWVAFFTLATYGNAGWLREQVCVYMCPYARFQSVMFDKDTLIVSYDPRRGETRGPRKKDIDYKAKGLGDCIDCTMCVQVCPTGIDIRDGLQIECIGCAACIDACDNIMEKMDYPKGLISYTTEHNLSGQKTHMLRPRLIGYAVVLLVMIGLLATAFATRSLVGFDVSKDRVLYRENAQGRIENVYSLKVMNKDQRDHVYVLDATGLPGLQLEGHREIRVAAGDIVSLPVQLSVAPEQLPSTTNEITFILKDADQSATQVEAKSRFIGPQIR
- a CDS encoding FixH family protein, with product MPAATADSPWYKHLWPWIIIGILTTSVCLSLTMVSIAVRNPDNLVNDNYYEAGKGINRSLDRELLAQTLNLKASVHLDELTGEVDVRLIGNSAPQTLELNLISPTQPDKDRKVQLARSEPGRYLGQLDDRVEGRRFVELLGSEDGHVWRLFEEEKVAHGVTLELGDEALQGAEHQE
- a CDS encoding heavy metal translocating P-type ATPase, with translation MTQPTPCYHCALPVPAGSRFTAVVLGESRQFCCPGCQAVAESIVAGGLEHYYQHRSDTSANPEALPRQLQDELALYDRTDVQQTFVRHQGELSEATLMIEGISCAACGWLIEKHLRNLAGVTEARLNLSNHRLLVTWDDRQLALSHLLSELRQIGYAAHPYQPDQAAERLAQENRSALRRLGVAGLLWFQAMMATMATWPEFNIDLSPELHTILRWVALFLTTPIVFYSCAPFFKGAARDLRTRHLTMDVSVSLAIALAYGAGIWTAITGSGELYFDTVGMFALFLLTGRYLERRARERTAAATAQLVNLLPASCLRLDGAGNAERILLGELNQGDRVQVLPGAVIPADGRIVDGCSSVDESLLTGEYLPLARQVGDRVTGGTLNVESPLTVEVEALGQASRLSAIVRLLERAQSEKPRLAEIADRASQWFLLFTLVASAAIGLLWWQLDAARAFWIVLAMLVATCPCALSLATPTALTAATGTLHKLGLLVTRGHVLEGLNQVDTVIFDKTGTLTEGRLALRSIHPLGALSADRCLALAAALENRSEHPIARAFGRTAQPAEDVQTVPGLGLEGRFDGQQLRIGQATFVCALSGAEIPPVPEARGQWLLLGDHQGPLAWFGLDDRLRDDAPALLTACKARGWQTLLLSGDSSPMVTEVAAQLGIDQAIGGLRPDDKLERLKALQAQGHKVLMLGDGVNDVPVLAAADISIAMGSATDLAKTCADAVLLSNRLNALVQAFDLARRTRRNIIENLLWATLYNGLMLPFAALGWITPVWAAIGMSVSSLIVVLNALRLTRPRAASLPAGETPATERKPLCPPSTS
- the ccoS gene encoding cbb3-type cytochrome oxidase assembly protein CcoS gives rise to the protein MPALYVMIPAALLIVGVAVYIFFWAVDSGQYDDLDSPAHSILFDDQDPRHQAAVKPDDSQPDDKDPPARA
- a CDS encoding sulfite exporter TauE/SafE family protein, giving the protein MPDLLPLLGSALVLGLLGGGHCLGMCGGLMGALTLAIPPEQRNRRLRLLLAYNLGRVLSYATAGLLLGLAGVALASSPLAQGLRVVAALLLIAMGLYLAGWWSGLTRIEAVGRGLWRHIQPLATRLLPVSSLPRALLLGALWGWLPCGLVYSTLLWAASQGNATHSAALMLAFGIGTWPVLVATGLAAERIGALLRRRGVRMAGGVLVILFGLWTLPGPHQHWLMGH